Below is a window of Hydrogenimonas sp. DNA.
CGCACCCTATTGTCCCGGCACGGCAGTCTGCATCTATCTTCTGAACCGTGGTGTCTTCCGTAAGCGCTTTGTGGTAGTCGAATATCAGGCATACATCGGGATCGCCCGGGTCGTTGCGGCGTACGCGCTGCGGGTCTGTCTTCGCCCCCCTGAGTTTCTGCCAGACCTCATCCGGAGTGTCGCTCAGGTAGATCGCATTGTTGTAGCTTTTGCTCATTTTGCGTCCGTCGAGCCCGGGCAGCCTGGAAGCGGGCGCCAGTATCTCTTTCGGCTCGGTGAATATTTCGCAGCCGAAAAGGTGGTGGAACCTTCTGACGATCTCACGCGCAATTTCTAGGTGCGGCTTCTGGTCTTCTCCGATGGGAACGGCGTCGGCGTTGTAGATTACTATATCGGCCGCCTGAAGTACCGGATAGGTCAGAAACCCGGCGGTATGTATCTCTTTGTGCCGCATCTGCTCCAGCTGGTCTTTGTAGGTCGGGTTCCTCTCCAGCCACCCCAGTGGCGTAATCATGTTCAGCAGTACATACAGTTCCGCATGCTGTTTTACCGCACTCTGAACAAACAGTGTAGTCCGTTCGGGGTCGATACCTGCCGCGATCCACTCTTTCACCAGGTCCCGTCCCAGGACTTTCAGGTTGAGCTTCTCTTCGTAGCTTGTCGAAAGGGCATGCCAGTCGGCGACAAAAAAGCGGCAGTCGTTCTTCTCCTGCAGCTCGATCCAGTTTTTCAAAACACCTAGGTAGTGGCCAAGGTGAAGTTTTCCCGTCGGTCGCATACCGCTAACGATTCGCATAATCTCAAGTCCTTCTCGATTTTCGGGCAATTATACCCGATCATCATTTTAGTGCGGTTTAATCGACATACTAATACAATTCAGGTAGATTCGATCGGAGCGGCAGAGTTTGACTCTTCAACGAAATATCCTACAAAAAGGTTGCAGATGAATTTGGAGAAGGTGATTTCGGGATTTTTCATCATCCTGGCGCTTACAATGAACTTCGGTTTTTTCTACGGTGACCCCACTGTGCTGGAGCAGCACAACCGTTATGAACTTTTCGTCGCGATCATAGTCAACCTCATAGCGACGATCTACAAGCTCGGAGACAAGACCCACCTGGGGGCGGTGCTTCTTGCTACCAGTCTCGTCGCCGATATACAGCTTATAGCCGCGGCTTCCGTTTGGGCTCTCGGTGAGTATGTGACGGGATTGAATACCGAAACCGTCACGGCGATAGTTTCACTCTCGGGAGGCGCCCTTCTGGCCAACATCGTTTCGGTCGTGCTCTTTACCGGGGATGTGCTGAAGTCAAAGAGGTAGAGTCAGTTGCGCAACAATTCGCTATATCTGATCATAAAGCGGATGCGTACACCGATGTACGTGCTGATCGCTACCTTTTCCATCTCCATTCTCGGGATGGTTCTCATTCCCGGGGTGGATGACCAGGGGAGGGAGTACCACCTAAGCTTCTTCGACGCCTTCTACTTCGTATCCTATATGGCTACAACCATCGGTTTCGGTGAGAGCCCCTACCAGTTTACCTATCCCCAGAAGCTGTGGGTGGGATTTACAATCTATCTTACCGTCATAGGTTGGCTCTATGCCATCGGTTCGATCATCACGCTGGTGCAGGACAGGGTGCTGGCCGCACAGATCGCCCTTGCGCAGTTTCAGCGTAAAATAAAGAAGATGGACGAACCCTTCATAATCTTCGTAGGCTACAACTCTATGACGAAAGCCATAATAGACAAGCTGACCCAGGAGGGGATACGCAGTGTCATCATAGAGAAGAACGAAGAGAAGATAAAGCTGCTTGCGCTGGAGAACTACTCTATCGAGGTTCCGGCGCTGGTGGGCGACATAAGGGACCCCAACGTATTCAGAACCGCCGGAATACACAAGCACAACTGCAGGGCGGTAGTGTCGCTGTTCAACGACGATGTGATGAACCTTCATGTTGCCCTGTCGGCGAAGCTGATGAACAAGCATGTGACGGTCATAGTCGAAGCTACGGAGGAGGAGTATGCGCAGAACCTCAAA
It encodes the following:
- a CDS encoding tryptophanyl-tRNA synthetase, which produces MRIVSGMRPTGKLHLGHYLGVLKNWIELQEKNDCRFFVADWHALSTSYEEKLNLKVLGRDLVKEWIAAGIDPERTTLFVQSAVKQHAELYVLLNMITPLGWLERNPTYKDQLEQMRHKEIHTAGFLTYPVLQAADIVIYNADAVPIGEDQKPHLEIAREIVRRFHHLFGCEIFTEPKEILAPASRLPGLDGRKMSKSYNNAIYLSDTPDEVWQKLRGAKTDPQRVRRNDPGDPDVCLIFDYHKALTEDTTVQKIDADCRAGTIGCVDCKKICAASIERLLEPMRERRASLDDEKIEEIMIRGNEAAQREAGATMKRVNDAVFEISCTGWNGK